DNA from Halorarum salinum:
CATGTTCGTGTACGACCCCCGTGGGGACCTCCTGTTCAAGGTCGAGGCGCCGGCGGCGTTCACGACGGACGAGAGGGTCCGCTCGGCCCTGACGAGCCAGGTCGTCTCGGAGGTCGCCGCCGAGGGCGGGCCGCCCAGGGCCGTCGAGAAGGCCGACGAACTCGCACGCATCGGCGTCGGCGAGAAGGAGTCGCTCCGCCGGAAGTTCGAGGAACGGTTCGACACGGAGTTCCTGCACACGTACGACGACCACCGGTGGGACCGGGAGGGGTGAGCCGCCGGTACCGAGACCGGAAAGGGTGAACTCGCCGGTACCGAGGCGGTACCGGACGCTCGACTGCGACGCGGGCGGCTCAGTTCGGCTGCGTCTTCTCGACCTCGACCTCCACCGTCTCCTCGGGAACGCCGAGGCGGGCGAACTGCGTCCGCACGTGCTCCTTCGCCGCCGCGAGCGCCTGCTCGCGCGTCTCGAAGCCGCGGGGCATCGGCGACTCGAAGGCGACGCGGACGGTCCGGCCGTCGAGTTCGAGCGCGGAACCCCCGCTCTCCACCTCGTAGAACTCGTCGCACACCCAGACGTACGGCGCGTGCTCGTCGGGGGCGCCCCTGAACGTGGGGGACTCCTCCCCCCGCTCGTGGATCGACCCCGTGAGCTCGGTCCCCCCGGCCCGACCGTGGACGAGCAGCATACTCTAACTGGGGGTCGAAGCCGGAAAAGTCGCCCCCTCCCGTCCGACCGGACGTCGAATCATTCCCCAGCGGACATCGGATCGCTCCCCGTTCGTCCGCACGACTCGCGTCCGGGTGAACGGGCTTTTTAGGGGATGGCGCCGTGGCCCGCGACATGGCTGACCCCGGCGACTCCGAACTGGGCGACTTCGAGGACGTGACCCCGGCCGCCGACAACGGGTCCGGGTCCGATTCGGCGGCGCCGTCCGGGACGGACGACGCGACGGTCGAGGGCGGGACGGAGCGGGGGACCGGACCCGACGACGCGGCCGCTGCCGACGACACATCCGCTGCCGGCGACCCGTCGGGCGGCGGGAACGCGCCCGCGGGGAGCGACGACGGCTTCGAGCAGTACGCGATGGACGCCGCGGGCGGTCCGGCGGCCGCCGGCATCGGCACGCTCTCGGTCGCACAGGGCCTGCGCGTCGCCGAGGACGGCGACGACACCACGCTCAAGGCGTTCGTGACCGCGAACAACCGGGCGGACGTCCGACTCGGGACGTACCTGCTCGTCCCGTACCCCGACGACGAACTGCTGTTCTCGCGCATCACGGCCCTGGAGTACGCCCAGGAGTTCCACACGGACGACGCGACCGAACTCACCGCGCGCCGGCGGTTGCGGAACGGCGGGAGCGAGTTCACGGAGGCCGACTACAAGTTCGTCGCCGACCTCGACCCGACGGCGGTCCTGTTCGAGGACGGGGACGAACTCGGGCGTCGGATGGCCGACAGGGTGCCGAAACCCGGCGCGCCCGTCCGGCAGGCGACCGACCCCGAGCAGATCAAGACAGGACTCGCCATCCCGGAGGAGGGCGTCTTCCTCGGTCACCTCTCGGTCGGCGGCGAGAAGGTCCACACCGCGGCCGAGCCGCCGACGGTGGACTACCGGCTGAAGGACGACTACGCCGACGGCGACCCCCTCGTCTTCCGCCACACGCTCGTCGCCGGCGGCACCGGTTCGGGCAAGACCCACGCCGCGAAGAACGTCCTCAGACAGTACCTAGGGCGGCGCTACGAGATGGACGACGGCCGCGACGCGAGCGCCGCCGTGGTCATGTTCGACCCGCAGGACGAGTACGCCCAGATGCACGACGACAACCCCGCGCTCGACGGCGACTGGACGCGCCGGCTCGACCGCGAGGGGATCGAGCACGGCGGCCACGACGACACCGTCGCGCTCGTCCCGAAGGAGGCCGGCGCGAGCTACCCCGGCGAGGGCCACAGGGCCGAACAGGTGGAGTTCACCGTGCCGTTCAGCATCGTGGACGAGTACGACATGCCGTGGCTCGTCGCGGGCGCGGCGCTGAACGACAACCAGTATCCCGCGCTTCTGAGGCTTCTGAACCGGTTCTTCCGCAACTACGACGACGGCACCTACGAGCAGTTCCTCTCGTTCCTCGACGACCCGGCGCTGAAGGAGGAGCTCCACGAGTCGGGTCGCGTCCACGAGGCGACCTACGACGCGGTGAAACGGCGGGTCCGGGGCATTCCCTCGGGCGTCTTCGACCAGGACGCGCGGCCGATCACCGAACTGGACACGACGCTCGTCCGCTCGGGCGGCCTGACGGTCATCCCGACGTACCACCTCTCGTCGGCCAGGGCCAAGGAGACGTTCGTGCTCGCGGTGTCGGCGCTGCTCGTCGACGACAAGCTCTCGAACGACCCGAACAGCGGGCGGATCGACGAGACGCCGCTCGTGCTCGGGATGGACGAGGCGCACAACTTCCTGGCGGACGCGGACAACGTCCAGGCGCGGAAGGTGATCCAGAAGTTCACCGAGGCGGCAAAGCAGGGGCGAAAGGAGCGGCTCGGCCTGTTCCTCGTCACCCAGGACCCACAGGACGTCGCCGAGCCGGTGTTCAAGCAGGTGAACACCCGACTCGTGCTCAACCTCGGCGACGAGGACGCCATCCGCAGCGTGAACATCCCGCCGTCGCTCGCCGGCAAGGTCCCCTACATGGAGAAGGGGCAGATGGTGGTGTACTCGCCCGATAACTCCGAGCCCGTCGAGGTGACCGGCCTGTCGGAGTGCGTGACTCGCCACGGCGAGTGAACGCCGGGGGGTGAGCGACCAGCCACGGCCGCTGACGCCGTGGCGGTGGTGACCGAACCCGGCCGCCGAACGGCGTCAACATTTTGTCCCCTCGATATGCTATCATTACCCATGGGGAAGCGCATCCTCGTCGCGTTCGACGGGACCGACCAGTCCGTCGACGCCCTGGAGTACGCCGCCGCCGAGTGGCCGGACGCCGAACTCACGCTGCTCTACGTCATCGATCCGGCCGAGGCGGGCCTCAGCGCGGGCCGCGGCGTGCCGAGCGGCGCCGAGGAGTGGTACGAGCGCACGAAAGCGAGCGCGGAGGCCACCCTCGCCGACGGGGCGGCACTCGTCGACCGCGAGGTCGGGACCGCGACCGAGGTCGGGAAGCCCTCGGAGGCGATCGTCGAGTACGCTGGCGGGGGCGACGTGGACCTCGTCGTGATCGGGAGCCACGGCCGCAGGGGGATCTCGCGGATGGTGCTCGGCAGCGTGGCGGAGGAGGTCGTCCGCGCTTCGCCCGTCCCGGTCACGGTCGTTCGATAGTGCGATCGTTCCCCGATGGGCATCCGAGTCACCGGGTAACGACGGCGTCACCTCCCGGAAGGGTGAAACGGCCGGCGTCGTGGGAGGGATAAGCCGCGCGGTAGGCGAACCCGCCGCCGGGTTCCGTCGCCTCATACGGCCCGACGCCGTACGGACCGACGATGGACTTCGAGGAAGTCGTCACGAGCCGTCGTTCGGTTCACGAGTACAGCGATCGCGAGCTGGACGACGAGACGCTCGCGGAGATCTTCGAGCGGGCCCGGTTCGCGCCGTCGAGCTTCAACCTCCAGCCGTGGGAGTTCCTCGTCGTGCGCCGGGAGGGAACCAAGCGACGCCTCGCCGAGGCCGCCAACGGGCAGGAGCACGTCGCCGACGCGGCGGCATCGGTCGTCGTCCTCGGAAACCTCGACCCCTCCGCCCACGCCGAACCGACGTTCGAGGATCAGCTCCGGAAGGGCTACATCCCGGACGAGGAGACGAAGGGGTACCTCCTCGACACCGTCGAGGGGATGGCCGGGCAGTCCGAGGAGGAGCGACGACTCTGGACGGTCCGCTCCTCCGCGCTGGCGGCGATGGCCGTGATGAACGCCGCGTGGAACCGCGGCGTCGCCTCCTGTCCCGTCGGCGGCTTCGACCCCGACGCGGTCGCGGAGGCGTTCGACGTCGGCGACGGCTACGAGCCGGTCCTCGTCGTCACCTTGGGATACCCCGCCGAGGAAGCCGCGGACGTAGAGAACGAGCGAAAGTACCGCCGGTCCGTCGACGAGATCGTCCACCACGAGTCGTTCGATCCCGTCGAGGAAGCCGCCCTGCCACGGGCGGACGTGGGCGCATCGGCGGGGGCGACCGCGACGGACGACTAGCCGGCGCCGTTTTCAGCCGCGATAGCCGGGGGCGAGCATTTAGGGGCGCCCCCGACCCCGCGGGGAGTATGGGAGCACGGAGCGGAACGCTGGCGGCGCTACTCGTCCTGTTCGCGGCTACACTCGCGGCGGGATCGGTCGCGGGGACCGGGACCACGTGTGCGGCCGACGGCGACCGGAAGCTCTGTCTCGCCGACGTGCACCTCTCGACCGACCGAATCGCGGCCGGCGACTCGGCGACCCTCGAGATCACCGTCGGGAACGAGGGGGACGCCGCGGCGAACGCCTCGGTCGTGATGAACACCGTCGACCCGGAGAACGTCACCGAGTCGTACACGCTCCGTGAGGAGCGGCTCGAACCGGGGGAGGAGCTGACCGTCTCCCAGCGGCTCGACGCGAGCACCGTCGGGACCCACGGCCTGCAGGTGCTCGTGTTCGACGGCGCCATCGACCACCGGTACGACGCCTCCGAAGTGCGGATCCTCGAGGTCGAGCCGAGATCCGACGGCCTCGGCGGCTCGGTCGACAGGGCGGAGTACGCGCTCGTCGCGCTGCTCGGGTCGCTCGGCGTGGCCGGTGTGATCGTGTACCGGTACGACTGACCGGCCGTTCCCCGTGGAGCGACCGCAGAGCAACCGGCTGTACCGACTGCCGACCTTCTGCGGGACACCAGCGACCGGACCGCGAGGGAGGGAGACGGGGCGAAGCCCCGCCGACCGAGCGAGCGGCGTTTTGGCATGAACGGGTTTTGCCGGGGGTCGACGAAGCTCGCGCGCCGGAGGCGCGCGAGAGAGGACGCCCCCGGCAAAAGAGGTTCGTTCAGAAGATGTTCGCCTGCCGGTACACGGAGATGCCCTCGTTCGTTATCTCGTAGGGCTTCGTCTCCCGGGAGTGGTTCGCGTCGCGGATCTTCTGGATCTCGACGGCGAGTCGCGTCTCCCGGAAGTTCGACGGGCGGACGTACTGGAGGACGAAGACGGCGTCCGTGAGGTACTCGACGATGCCGTGGCGGGAGGCGTACGGGTTGTCCTCGCTCGCCTCCGAGGTGAGCATCGTCGTGACGCCCGCCTCCTTCAGCGACCGCGTGAAGTCGAACACCTCGGATCGCCGCTTCGAGGGGTGGTCGTACATCATCTCCAGCAGCGACACCGAGTCGAGCACCAGCCGGTCGGCGCCGAACTCGTCGACCAGCCGGGAGATGTCGTCCCGGATGGAGTCCAGCGAGTTGGCCATCTCGATCGGGTCCATCGAGACGACCGCGAGCTCGTCGTCAGCCTCGTACTCGCGGTACGGCCATCCCTTCTCCTCGGCCGTCGCGAGGATCGCCTCCCGCGACTCCTCGAGGGTGATGTAGACGGCGCTCCCGTCGTTCGCGAGCGTCTCGTTGAGGAACTGGAGCCCGAACGTCGTCTTGCCGGTGCCGGCGCTCCCGATGACGGTCATGAGCGAGCGGCGGGGCACGCCGCCGAGGATCATCTCGTCGAGGCCCTCGATGCCGACGTCGATCCGCTCGATGTCCGAGTCGAACTCCGCCTCGTCGAAGCCGGTCGAACCACCGAAGTCGTCGAAGCCGGCGAACTCGTCCCCCTCGCCCGTTCCGAAGCCCTCGCCGAACGCGTCCCCCTGCTCGCCGGCGGGCGACGGAGCCCCCTGCATCGCGTCGGCGAAGCTACTGTCGAACGGGTCTCCGCCGCCGAACGCGTTCCCGCCCGCGTCGGCCGATCCGAAGTCGACGGCGTCGTCGCCGTCGCTGGGGGCGTCGCCGAACCCGTCCCCCCCGTTCGATCCGAACCCCGTCCGTCCGTCACGATCGGTATCCGCGTCGGCGTCCGCTCCAGTGGCGGTCGACTCCGTCCCCGAGTCCTCCGCCGTGCCGGGGCCCCCCTCGGACGTCGCATCTTCGTCGGGCTCCGCGTCCGCTCCCCCGTCCTCGCCGTTCGATTTGGACTCCCCCTCCTCCCGGAGGGCCTTCTCGAACCAGTCCTCGTCCTCGTCACTCACGCGAGCCACCTCCGGCGGCGGAAACCGGCGGAGAGCGACGTCGGGGGAACGGTTCGATCGACCGGCCGGACGCGTTCATCGCCGGTGACAACTGGCCGGGAGGGTATGAACCTTCCCCAGCGTGCCGGGGTCGGCGGGGTTTTTGGTCGGGGCGGGAAAAGGCGACGGCATGGACGTCGGCATCGTCGCCCAGCGGGGGAACAACCGGGCCGCCTACCTCGCGGGGGACCTGCGCGAGCGCCTGCGGGAGGTGGACGTCCGCGTCCGCCTCGACGAGGCGACCGCCGCGGAGCTGGACGCCGAGGGCGTCCCGGTCGACCGGATGGACGCCCCCGACCTCGTGGTCTCGATCGGCGGCGACGGCACGTTCCTGTTCGCCGCCCGCGGCGCGGGTGGAACGCCGGTTCTCGGGGTGAACCTCGGCGAGGTCGGCTTCCTCAACGCCGTCCCCCCGGACGAGGCGGTCGAGGCGGTGCTCGCGGAGGTGGAGGCGTTCCGCGAGGGGGAGATGCGCGTCCGGGAGGCCCCCCGTCTCGCCGCCACGTGCGAGGGCTGGGAGAGCCCCCACGCCGTGAACGAGATCGTCGTACAGGGGGAGCGTCGCGGACACGGCGGCGGCGCCGGCGTCGAGGTTCGCGTGGACGGGTCGCTCTACTCGGGCGGGCACGCGGACGGCGTGCTCGTCGCAACGCCGACCGGGTCGACCGCGTACAACCTCTCCGAGCGGGGCCCGCTCGTCCACCCGGGCGTCGACGGCCTCGTAGTGAACGAGATGTGCGCGACCGGCGGGATGCCGCCGCTGTTCGTCGCCCCGGACGTGACCGTCGGCGTGACGCTGACCGACGCCGCGGAGGCGGTGATCATCAGCGACGGCCGACGGCCACACACGGTCGAGGTTCCGACCGAGGTGGTCGTAGAGCGAACCGGGCCGCCCGTGCGGGTCGCGGGGCCCTCGTCCGACTTCTTCGAGGCGCTGAAGAAACTGGAGTGAGGTCGCGGTACGTTACGGGACCAGAGGCCGGTCGTAGTACCGGTCGAGGTCCTCGGCGCTGTCGACCAGCGAAACGAGATCGCGCTCCTGGTCGTACGTGACGAGTTCCGCGTCCGCCAGCTTCGGAACGTGGGAGTGATAGAGCGAGAGGTAGACGCGTTTCACGTCCTCGGGCGGGATTTCCGCGATGGAGGTGTCGTTCTCCAGCACCGAAACCTCGTCGGCTAGATCGGCCAACGTTATCGGGTTCTCGTACTCACGAAGACAGTGGATCGCGTAGCGACGACGATGATGTGCCAGCACTTCGAACATCGTACTGTCCGTTTCGTGGAACATCTGGTAGGCCTCCATTACGTCCCTCCGTAGTCGCTCTTCGACAGTGAGGGCCGGGGTTGTAACGACAACCGATTGATGGCGCGCGGGTCGCCGTTCCGAGGACGCGTCACCGGTCGTCCGGATGGTCGATCGTCAGCGTGCTCCTGATGAGGTTCTCGTGGGCCGCGTGAAATCGCTTCGAGAGCGCCTGCTGGGAGATGCCAATCCCGTCGGCGAGTTCGCTCATCGTCACCTCCTGTGGCGTCGCGTAGTAGCCCGCTTCGAGCGCGGAGACCAGCGTCTCGCGCTGTTTCGGGGTCAGATCGTACTGGGCGCTCGCCATCGGCTGTTCCTGGTCCTTCAGCCGGTTGAGTTCGAACGGGATGTCGTTCCGGTCGCAGTACGCCTGAAACCCCGACACCTTTTCCTCGTCGTCGAACCGCATCCGGAGCTCCCAGCTCTCGTCCCGCCCCGTCGCCCTGAGGATCGTCGCGCCGATCTCGACGTACGCGTAGACGATGGTCTGGACGTTCTCGGTCCACTCGGCCCGGTAGAGCTTGGCGTCGTCGACCTCGTCGATCGCGACGACGTTCGTCACCGAGTCGTCGTCGTGAAACGCCGCCTCGAACTCGTCGTGATCCCCGCCAGTGACCCAGAAGTAGGGCATCACGCGGGCCTCCATGGTCGCGACGACTCGCTCGATCTCGACCACCATGTGCGGGGCCGCCGTCAACGCGTGGGACAGCGCGAAATCCGAGGACTCGACGGTGAACTCCGCGACGACGCTCATATCGACGATTCGAGTTCGAACCGATTAAGCACGCCGACGATCCGAACGGTCCCCCTCGCCGCCCGTCGGCGGCCGGTCAGGCGTCCCGGAGGTCGTCGAGCGCGCGCGACCGGATGGCGGCCGCGGCGACCGCGTCCGCGCGGGCGACGAGGACCGCCTCCATCGTCGCCGGTTCGACGGCCGTTCGGCGGGAGTGCGAGAGGACGACGTGGGAGAGTTCGACCGGCAACCCGGCCGACTCGCAGACGTGGACGCCGGCGTAGGGGTGGCCGAGCAGATCGTAGTACGCGGTTCCCCCCGGGGAGTCCGGAGCGAACTCGAGGAGTTTGCTCACGTCGTGGATCAGCGCGCCCGCTAGCACGAGGTCGGTCGAGACGACGTCCCCCCGGCGACCCCCGAGCACCTCGGCCATCGACCGCGAGAGTTCGACCACGTCGTTCACGTGCTCGACGAGCGTCTCGTCCGGGAGACCGAGCCGTTCCTGCTCGTCGGGGAGCCACGGAACCGACGCGAGGTCGTCCCATCCGGACTCGGCGAGCGCGATCGCCCACGCGTCTCGGACGCCGGCCCGGAGCGTCGGGTCCTCGACGTCGTCGAGCGAGGGGAAGGCGTCCGCGGGGTCGTCGCCGGCGGCGGTGTCGGTCATCGACCGCGGGGACGGGCGGCGGGGTGAAAAGCGTTCAGCGAAGGGGGCCGCCGGGCCGGTTCAGCGGCCCCACTCGGCCGCCCTGCGCGGGCGATCCGAGACGGCCATCACGTCGGAGTCGTCGTTCCGACTCGCCAGCGCCTCCAGCGACGCGCGGGCGGCCGCCTCGGTCGAGACGTACGCCACGTCCTCGTCGACCGCGGTGCGGAGCGCGTCGCGGTCGTCGGTGACCAGCAGGTCGACCGCCCCTTCGCGGAGCGCGGTCGCGAGGTCCGCGAACGTCCCGTGGTCGTAGTAGTCGGCGAAGCCGTCCTCGAGTTCCGCCGCCTCGTCGGTCCCCGCGGCCGGCAGCGCGTCGCCGACGAGTTCGAAGGCGACGGTCCCGGACTCGGGGAGCCCCTGGCCGGCGGCGTCGAGCGCCTTCCCGTACGCCTTCCCGAAGCTGCTGGCGGTGCCCATCACCTCGCCGGTGGACTTCATCTCCGGGCCGAGCCGCGGGTCCGAGTCCGGCAGGCGGTCGAACGGGAGCACGACCTCCTTCACGCTGTAGTGGTCCGGGACGGCCTCCGACGCCTCGAGGTCCGCGAGCGAACGGCCGGTCATCACCTGGGCCGCGAGCTTCGCGATGGGGACGCCCGTCGCCTTCGAGACGAACGGGACCGTGCGCGAGGAGCGCGGGTTCGCCTCCAGCACGTACACGTCCGGCTCGGCGCCCTCCCCCTCGCGGACCGCGAGCTGGACGTTCAGGAGCCCGACCGTGTCGAGCGCGCGGGCGATGTTCTCGGTGACCTCGCGCACGCGAGCCAGCGTCTCCTCGCTCAGCGAGCGCGGCGGGATGACGCATGCGGAGTCGCCCGAGTGCACCCCGGCGCTCTCGACGTGTTCCATCACGCCGCCGATCAGCACGTCCTCGCCGTCCGAGACGGCGTCGACGTCGAGTTCGACGGCGCCCTCGAGGAACTCGTCGACGAGGATGGGCTTGTCCGGCGAGACGCGGACCGCCTCGGCGATGTACTCCTTCAGCTCCTCGTCGTCGTGTACCACCCGCATGGCGCGTCCCCCGAGCACGTAGCTCGGACGGACCAGCACCGGGTAGCCGATCTCCCCCGCGAGTTCGAGCGCCTCGGCCTCGCTGGTCGCGGAGCCGCCCTCCGGCTGGGCGACGCCGACGTCGTCCATCAGGCCGTTGAACCGGTCGCGATCCTCCGCGAGGTCCATCGCCTCGACGGTCGTGCCCATGATCTCGCAGTCGAGCCCCCGGCGGTCGAACTCCGCGGCCAGCGGCTCGCCGATGTCGACCGAGGTCTGGCCGCCGAACTGGATCATCACGCCGTCGGCGTCGCTCGCCTCGACGACGTCGGCGACCTCCTCGGCGGTGATGGGTTCGAAGAACAGCCCGTCGGAGGTGTCGTAGTCGGTCGACACCGTCTCGGGGTTGTTGTTGACGACGTGCGCCTCGATCCCCTGCTCGCGGAGCGCGCGGACCGCGTGGACCGAGCAGTAGTCGAACTCGACGCCCTGGCCGATGCGGATGGGGCCGCCGCC
Protein-coding regions in this window:
- a CDS encoding KaiC domain-containing protein encodes the protein MARVSDEDEDWFEKALREEGESKSNGEDGGADAEPDEDATSEGGPGTAEDSGTESTATGADADADTDRDGRTGFGSNGGDGFGDAPSDGDDAVDFGSADAGGNAFGGGDPFDSSFADAMQGAPSPAGEQGDAFGEGFGTGEGDEFAGFDDFGGSTGFDEAEFDSDIERIDVGIEGLDEMILGGVPRRSLMTVIGSAGTGKTTFGLQFLNETLANDGSAVYITLEESREAILATAEEKGWPYREYEADDELAVVSMDPIEMANSLDSIRDDISRLVDEFGADRLVLDSVSLLEMMYDHPSKRRSEVFDFTRSLKEAGVTTMLTSEASEDNPYASRHGIVEYLTDAVFVLQYVRPSNFRETRLAVEIQKIRDANHSRETKPYEITNEGISVYRQANIF
- a CDS encoding HD domain-containing protein; translated protein: MTDTAAGDDPADAFPSLDDVEDPTLRAGVRDAWAIALAESGWDDLASVPWLPDEQERLGLPDETLVEHVNDVVELSRSMAEVLGGRRGDVVSTDLVLAGALIHDVSKLLEFAPDSPGGTAYYDLLGHPYAGVHVCESAGLPVELSHVVLSHSRRTAVEPATMEAVLVARADAVAAAAIRSRALDDLRDA
- a CDS encoding DUF7113 family protein, which produces MLLVHGRAGGTELTGSIHERGEESPTFRGAPDEHAPYVWVCDEFYEVESGGSALELDGRTVRVAFESPMPRGFETREQALAAAKEHVRTQFARLGVPEETVEVEVEKTQPN
- a CDS encoding universal stress protein; translation: MGKRILVAFDGTDQSVDALEYAAAEWPDAELTLLYVIDPAEAGLSAGRGVPSGAEEWYERTKASAEATLADGAALVDREVGTATEVGKPSEAIVEYAGGGDVDLVVIGSHGRRGISRMVLGSVAEEVVRASPVPVTVVR
- a CDS encoding ATP-binding protein, coding for MADPGDSELGDFEDVTPAADNGSGSDSAAPSGTDDATVEGGTERGTGPDDAAAADDTSAAGDPSGGGNAPAGSDDGFEQYAMDAAGGPAAAGIGTLSVAQGLRVAEDGDDTTLKAFVTANNRADVRLGTYLLVPYPDDELLFSRITALEYAQEFHTDDATELTARRRLRNGGSEFTEADYKFVADLDPTAVLFEDGDELGRRMADRVPKPGAPVRQATDPEQIKTGLAIPEEGVFLGHLSVGGEKVHTAAEPPTVDYRLKDDYADGDPLVFRHTLVAGGTGSGKTHAAKNVLRQYLGRRYEMDDGRDASAAVVMFDPQDEYAQMHDDNPALDGDWTRRLDREGIEHGGHDDTVALVPKEAGASYPGEGHRAEQVEFTVPFSIVDEYDMPWLVAGAALNDNQYPALLRLLNRFFRNYDDGTYEQFLSFLDDPALKEELHESGRVHEATYDAVKRRVRGIPSGVFDQDARPITELDTTLVRSGGLTVIPTYHLSSARAKETFVLAVSALLVDDKLSNDPNSGRIDETPLVLGMDEAHNFLADADNVQARKVIQKFTEAAKQGRKERLGLFLVTQDPQDVAEPVFKQVNTRLVLNLGDEDAIRSVNIPPSLAGKVPYMEKGQMVVYSPDNSEPVEVTGLSECVTRHGE
- a CDS encoding nitroreductase family protein, whose protein sequence is MDFEEVVTSRRSVHEYSDRELDDETLAEIFERARFAPSSFNLQPWEFLVVRREGTKRRLAEAANGQEHVADAAASVVVLGNLDPSAHAEPTFEDQLRKGYIPDEETKGYLLDTVEGMAGQSEEERRLWTVRSSALAAMAVMNAAWNRGVASCPVGGFDPDAVAEAFDVGDGYEPVLVVTLGYPAEEAADVENERKYRRSVDEIVHHESFDPVEEAALPRADVGASAGATATDD
- a CDS encoding CARDB domain-containing protein encodes the protein MGARSGTLAALLVLFAATLAAGSVAGTGTTCAADGDRKLCLADVHLSTDRIAAGDSATLEITVGNEGDAAANASVVMNTVDPENVTESYTLREERLEPGEELTVSQRLDASTVGTHGLQVLVFDGAIDHRYDASEVRILEVEPRSDGLGGSVDRAEYALVALLGSLGVAGVIVYRYD
- a CDS encoding NAD(+)/NADH kinase → MDVGIVAQRGNNRAAYLAGDLRERLREVDVRVRLDEATAAELDAEGVPVDRMDAPDLVVSIGGDGTFLFAARGAGGTPVLGVNLGEVGFLNAVPPDEAVEAVLAEVEAFREGEMRVREAPRLAATCEGWESPHAVNEIVVQGERRGHGGGAGVEVRVDGSLYSGGHADGVLVATPTGSTAYNLSERGPLVHPGVDGLVVNEMCATGGMPPLFVAPDVTVGVTLTDAAEAVIISDGRRPHTVEVPTEVVVERTGPPVRVAGPSSDFFEALKKLE
- a CDS encoding helix-turn-helix domain-containing protein, which encodes MSVVAEFTVESSDFALSHALTAAPHMVVEIERVVATMEARVMPYFWVTGGDHDEFEAAFHDDDSVTNVVAIDEVDDAKLYRAEWTENVQTIVYAYVEIGATILRATGRDESWELRMRFDDEEKVSGFQAYCDRNDIPFELNRLKDQEQPMASAQYDLTPKQRETLVSALEAGYYATPQEVTMSELADGIGISQQALSKRFHAAHENLIRSTLTIDHPDDR
- a CDS encoding DUF7344 domain-containing protein, which codes for MEAYQMFHETDSTMFEVLAHHRRRYAIHCLREYENPITLADLADEVSVLENDTSIAEIPPEDVKRVYLSLYHSHVPKLADAELVTYDQERDLVSLVDSAEDLDRYYDRPLVP